One part of the Vitis riparia cultivar Riparia Gloire de Montpellier isolate 1030 chromosome 8, EGFV_Vit.rip_1.0, whole genome shotgun sequence genome encodes these proteins:
- the LOC117920383 gene encoding uncharacterized protein LOC117920383 encodes MSLSFFDSILRPLTSRWPLLLYAAAWTALLSATVAVASFLPEAAFVWAISPSSSFSRACDAEGFIRVPLDLPGEVLCLPAHLFAKFSMDLLVPPVFAAVVVAGSACLVRAMGLWEDDLPR; translated from the coding sequence ATGTCTCTCTCCTTCTTCGACTCCATACTCCGCCCTCTCACCTCTCGCTGGCCCTTGCTACTCTACGCTGCGGCCTGGACCGCGCTCCTATCCGCCACGGTTGCAGTTGCTTCCTTCTTGCCGGAGGCTGCCTTTGTATGGGCGATATCTCCGTCTTCTTCCTTCTCCAGAGCATGCGACGCAGAAGGGTTCATTAGGGTTCCGCTGGACCTTCCGGGGGAGGTTCTGTGTTTGCCGGCTCATTTGTTTGCCAAGTTTAGCATGGATTTATTGGTGCCTCCAGTTTTTGCGGCTGTTGTTGTGGCTGGTTCTGCATGTTTGGTTCGAGCCATGGGCTTGTGGGAGGACGACTTGCCTCGTTGA